The proteins below come from a single Pieris brassicae chromosome 1, ilPieBrab1.1, whole genome shotgun sequence genomic window:
- the LOC123714598 gene encoding probable 39S ribosomal protein L49, mitochondrial, which translates to MATVWRSQCAFARFFAGKTGLILNNTADLGAKVRPDSISVSKRLYSNYGNSPFVRRIQEQYAYEVVKNPPEWSYVERLLPFEGIPKVTPKDCYPSGWIPRKEEASNLPYFLQRTKNEELSIYLDISCRGMRKISKIKKIEGDIWLLNDELKEYLKNRYNRYIESRVHELAKFIEFKGDYVNALKEWAHSKGF; encoded by the exons ATGGCGACCGTGTGGCGTTCACAGTGCGCGTTTGCACGTTTTTTTGCTGGAAAAACCGGGTTGATCCTGAACAACACTGCAGATTTGGGTGCAAAAGTACGCCCGGATTCAATATcg GTTTCAAAAAGACTATACTCAAACTACGGAAACTCTCCTTTTGTAAGGAGAATACAGGAACAGTATGCGTATGAAGTAGTAAAAAATCCGCCGGAATGGTCTTACGTTGAAAGACTTCTACCATTTGAAGGCATCCCAAAAGTAACACCTAAGGATTGTTATCCTTCGGGTTGGATTCCACGAAAAGAGGAAGCGAGCAATTTGCCATATTTTCTTCAGAGAACAAAAAATGAAGAATTATCCATATATTTAGATATCTCTTGTAGAGGAATGCGAAAAAtttccaaaataaaaaaaatcgaaggGGATATTTGGTTATTGAATGATGAGTTAAAAGAGTACTTGAAAAACAGATATAATCGTTATATCGAATCCAGAGTTCATGAATTAgctaaatttattgaatttaaaggGGATTATGTCAATGCTTTAAAAGAATGGGCGCATAGTAAAGGATTCTAG